A genomic region of Streptomyces rimosus contains the following coding sequences:
- a CDS encoding flavodoxin domain-containing protein yields MRVFIGYAGEHGSTRGVAERIAATLTGRGLQADIADLADECAAAPGHDACVLGSAIHNGRWMPAAAEYVRRYTPELARRPLWLFSVGLARVLGGPFERWSRNPDPLPAVRDLLSPVDHRLLAGAFEREHTSLLGHLVFRAMGGHYGDHRDWQEIDAWAEGIAHRLLSAPSEKEHHRNQPAATE; encoded by the coding sequence ATGCGCGTGTTCATCGGTTACGCTGGAGAACACGGATCCACCCGCGGCGTCGCCGAACGCATCGCGGCCACGCTGACCGGGCGGGGCCTTCAGGCGGACATCGCGGATCTGGCCGACGAGTGTGCCGCGGCCCCCGGCCACGACGCCTGCGTGCTCGGCAGTGCCATTCACAACGGCCGCTGGATGCCCGCGGCCGCCGAGTACGTACGCCGCTACACCCCCGAACTCGCCCGCCGGCCCCTGTGGCTGTTCAGCGTCGGCCTGGCCCGCGTCCTCGGCGGCCCCTTCGAACGGTGGTCCCGGAACCCGGACCCGCTGCCCGCCGTACGCGACCTCCTCTCCCCCGTGGACCACCGCCTGCTGGCAGGCGCCTTCGAGCGGGAGCACACCTCCCTTCTCGGGCACCTGGTCTTCCGGGCCATGGGCGGCCACTACGGGGACCACCGGGACTGGCAGGAAATCGACGCATGGGCCGAAGGCATCGCGCACCGACTGCTGTCGGCCCCGTCCGAGAAGGAGCACCATCGGAACCAACCCGCAGCGACGGAGTGA
- a CDS encoding universal stress protein: MSGKAVAGVERPVVVGVDGSDAGMHALDWAAEEARLRGLPLRIVHASLWERYGEGAAEEKKAEERVLSDAVERAARWAGGPQVTAQAVPEEPAVALTVESRAAALLVVGHRGRGELASLLLGTVSLTVAGRAHCPVIVVRGEGRTGPPPGRGGRIVVGVGEGAGSEATVAFAYGEAALRRGEIEAVHVWRCPGSGLAEESGTHNKRREEHIRRAADTLEAALAPVACEHPEVPVTPRPAEGNPRDVLLAAAAGADLLVVGAERHRHTRGLQLGPVNHAVLHHARCPVAVVPHA; this comes from the coding sequence ATGTCCGGGAAGGCGGTGGCCGGGGTGGAACGACCTGTCGTGGTGGGCGTGGACGGATCCGACGCCGGTATGCACGCGCTGGACTGGGCAGCCGAAGAGGCCCGGCTTCGCGGCCTGCCGCTGCGCATCGTGCACGCGTCGCTCTGGGAGCGCTACGGAGAAGGGGCTGCCGAGGAGAAGAAGGCGGAGGAGCGGGTGCTCTCCGACGCGGTCGAGCGGGCCGCACGGTGGGCCGGCGGCCCGCAGGTGACGGCTCAGGCGGTGCCGGAGGAGCCCGCCGTAGCACTGACCGTGGAGTCCCGCGCCGCTGCGCTGCTGGTCGTGGGGCACCGGGGCCGCGGCGAACTGGCGTCCCTGCTGCTGGGGACGGTGAGCCTGACGGTGGCAGGGCGGGCGCATTGCCCGGTCATCGTCGTACGGGGCGAAGGGCGGACCGGGCCCCCACCGGGCCGGGGCGGCCGGATCGTCGTCGGTGTCGGCGAGGGCGCCGGCAGCGAGGCGACGGTCGCCTTCGCGTATGGCGAGGCGGCCCTGCGCCGCGGGGAGATCGAGGCCGTACACGTCTGGCGGTGCCCGGGCAGCGGGCTCGCCGAGGAGAGCGGGACGCACAACAAGCGGCGCGAGGAGCACATCCGACGCGCCGCGGACACCCTCGAAGCCGCTCTCGCTCCCGTGGCGTGCGAGCACCCCGAGGTGCCCGTGACGCCCCGGCCGGCCGAGGGCAACCCCCGCGATGTCCTCCTCGCCGCCGCGGCCGGCGCGGACCTCCTGGTGGTCGGCGCCGAACGCCACCGGCACACCCGCGGCCTGCAACTGGGCCCGGTCAACCACGCCGTGCTCCACCACGCCCGGTGCCCGGTGGCCGTCGTACCGCATGCCTAA
- a CDS encoding HAD family hydrolase — MVTTSPQQGPFALSHGATAHRSALITAETRPSPLIRYHALIVGIEGVVTDTARIHAGAWQRTFDTFFRRAEHLPRHITRPFDPDGDFRRFFQGRARADGVQAFLSARGIPPPEDEGAWAPASRTVRTLVAQEDRLFDAYMQRHGVPVWPDSLRLVGAMRRHAVPVAAVSASRRAHALLAAAGVQHRFDAVVDGRDRARPRHSAGPDPALLREAVRRLRATPLRTAVVVAAPAWVTAARRCGFGLVVGLDREGRAEYAGELYERGAGHVVGGLAELIPAT, encoded by the coding sequence ATGGTCACCACCTCGCCCCAGCAGGGCCCGTTCGCGCTCTCCCACGGTGCGACGGCCCACCGCTCGGCCCTCATCACCGCCGAGACCCGTCCCTCGCCGCTCATCCGGTACCACGCGCTGATCGTCGGCATCGAGGGGGTGGTCACCGACACCGCGCGCATCCACGCCGGGGCCTGGCAGCGCACCTTCGACACCTTCTTCCGGCGGGCCGAGCACCTCCCGCGGCACATCACCCGGCCCTTCGATCCGGACGGCGACTTCCGCCGGTTCTTCCAGGGACGCGCCCGCGCCGACGGTGTCCAGGCGTTCCTGAGCGCGCGCGGCATCCCGCCGCCGGAGGACGAAGGCGCCTGGGCACCGGCGAGCCGTACCGTGCGGACGCTCGTCGCCCAGGAGGACCGGCTGTTCGACGCGTACATGCAGCGCCACGGTGTGCCCGTCTGGCCGGACAGCCTGCGGCTGGTCGGCGCCATGCGCCGGCACGCGGTGCCGGTCGCCGCGGTGTCCGCCTCCCGCCGCGCGCACGCCCTGCTGGCGGCGGCGGGCGTACAGCACCGCTTCGACGCCGTGGTGGACGGGCGCGACCGGGCCCGTCCGCGCCACTCCGCCGGTCCCGACCCGGCCCTGCTGCGGGAGGCCGTCCGGCGGTTGCGGGCCACGCCCCTGCGCACCGCCGTGGTGGTCGCTGCGCCCGCCTGGGTGACCGCGGCCCGGCGGTGCGGCTTCGGTCTCGTGGTCGGCCTGGACCGGGAGGGCCGGGCGGAGTACGCGGGCGAACTCTACGAGCGGGGCGCCGGTCACGTGGTGGGCGGGCTGGCCGAGCTGATTCCCGCCACCTGA
- a CDS encoding bifunctional acetate--CoA ligase family protein/GNAT family N-acetyltransferase: protein MTSTERPGNSVYALLSDGTTVRIRPACPEDRERVLRLFTGMSPENLRLRFFTAGPGSAEAAAERISSPGAPGDHALLALVGDEVTGTAEFHRSPADRETADIGLAVADAWHGRGIGTLLLEHLVHAARAAGIRRFTADALTENHLMLKVISDLGLRTARRFHGPEVRCTIELTEDEPYLSAVDERGRAAGVASLEPLLRPASVVVIGAGRSPSSVGRALLGNLRAHGFTGQLAAVNPHADAIDGTPCHPSVGQLPYVPDLAVLAVPATAVPDAAEQCGKHGVKALVTVASGLDDGQAAELLAACRRHGMRLVGPNCLGLANTEQTVRLDATFAAAPPRAGTAGVAVQSGGVGIALLGALSRLGIGVSSFVSLGDKYDVSGNDLLQWWESDGVTDLALLHLESFGNPRGFSRTARRVARTVPVLTVDAGRSEAGRRAAASHTSAIVTPTMTRRALFQQAGIIATDSVGDLVATAALLRSQPLPAGARVAVVSNAGGAAVLAADACAEAGLTIPELPGPLIADLLGVLPPTARAVNPVDTTAAVSGKQLAACLDLLARHGAVDAVIVALVPTALSAATGDDPARALVPPSGTRARPLAAVLLDQAEPVRLLQGGAATVPAYAEPSSAARALARAVSYAHWRAEPSGTVPALDGVDSATAAALVADFLARNPNGGWAGPQLCAALLDAYGIPQSPWAWVTGPDAAAAAAERLGGGRMALKAYWPGLLHKTDVGALRLDLEGPRSIRDAYTELARNFAGVMTGAVVQPMAARGIELVAGVVQDQVFGPLVLFGLGGTATEVLADHAARLAPLTDLDAHALITAPRCAPLLFGHRTGRTADLEGLEQLLLRLSRMACDLPQLAEADLNPVLVRPDAVLPLDVRIRLLPHTARNPYLRRLRAR from the coding sequence ATGACGAGCACCGAGCGGCCCGGAAACAGTGTGTACGCGCTGCTGTCCGACGGCACCACGGTCCGCATACGGCCCGCCTGCCCGGAGGACCGGGAACGGGTGCTGCGCCTGTTCACCGGCATGTCCCCGGAGAATCTGCGGCTGCGGTTCTTCACCGCGGGGCCCGGGTCCGCGGAGGCAGCCGCGGAACGCATCAGCTCCCCCGGCGCCCCGGGCGACCACGCTCTGCTCGCGCTGGTGGGTGACGAGGTCACCGGTACGGCGGAGTTCCACCGCTCCCCCGCCGACCGGGAGACGGCGGACATCGGGCTCGCGGTCGCCGACGCCTGGCACGGCCGCGGCATCGGGACCCTACTGCTGGAGCATCTGGTGCACGCCGCCCGCGCTGCCGGCATCCGCAGGTTCACCGCCGACGCCCTGACCGAGAACCACCTCATGCTCAAGGTGATCTCCGATCTCGGCCTGCGCACCGCGCGGCGCTTCCACGGCCCCGAGGTCCGCTGCACCATCGAACTCACCGAGGACGAGCCGTATCTGAGCGCGGTGGACGAACGCGGGCGCGCCGCCGGTGTCGCCAGCCTGGAGCCGCTGCTGCGGCCCGCCTCGGTCGTCGTGATCGGCGCCGGCCGGTCACCGTCATCGGTCGGCCGCGCACTCCTCGGCAACCTCCGGGCCCACGGCTTCACCGGACAGCTCGCCGCCGTCAACCCGCACGCCGACGCCATCGACGGCACACCCTGTCACCCGTCCGTCGGCCAACTCCCCTACGTCCCGGACCTGGCGGTCCTGGCCGTCCCCGCCACCGCCGTACCCGATGCCGCCGAACAGTGCGGCAAACACGGTGTGAAGGCCCTGGTCACCGTCGCCTCCGGACTCGACGACGGCCAGGCGGCGGAGCTGCTGGCCGCCTGCCGGCGCCACGGGATGCGGCTGGTGGGCCCCAACTGCCTGGGCCTGGCCAACACCGAGCAGACCGTACGGCTGGACGCGACCTTCGCCGCGGCACCACCCCGTGCGGGCACCGCCGGGGTCGCCGTGCAGTCCGGCGGGGTGGGCATCGCGCTGCTCGGCGCGCTGTCCCGGCTCGGCATCGGCGTGTCCTCCTTCGTCTCGCTCGGCGACAAGTACGACGTCAGCGGCAACGACCTGTTGCAGTGGTGGGAGAGCGACGGCGTCACCGATCTGGCGCTGCTGCACCTGGAGTCGTTCGGCAACCCGCGCGGCTTCTCCCGCACCGCGCGCCGGGTGGCCCGTACGGTGCCCGTCCTGACCGTGGACGCGGGCCGTTCGGAGGCCGGGCGCCGTGCCGCCGCCTCGCACACCTCCGCGATCGTCACTCCCACCATGACCCGCCGGGCCCTGTTCCAGCAGGCCGGGATCATCGCCACCGACAGCGTCGGTGATCTCGTCGCCACCGCCGCCCTGCTGCGTTCCCAGCCACTGCCGGCCGGTGCGCGCGTCGCCGTGGTCAGCAACGCGGGCGGCGCGGCCGTCCTGGCCGCCGACGCCTGTGCCGAAGCCGGACTGACGATCCCGGAGCTGCCGGGGCCGCTCATCGCCGACCTGCTCGGCGTGCTCCCGCCCACGGCCCGGGCCGTCAACCCGGTGGACACCACGGCCGCCGTCTCCGGGAAGCAGCTGGCGGCCTGCCTGGACCTGCTGGCCCGGCACGGCGCCGTGGACGCCGTAATCGTCGCGCTGGTCCCCACCGCCCTGTCCGCCGCGACCGGGGACGACCCGGCCAGGGCCCTCGTCCCGCCGTCCGGGACGAGGGCCCGGCCACTCGCCGCGGTCCTCCTCGACCAGGCCGAGCCCGTACGGCTGCTCCAAGGCGGTGCCGCCACCGTTCCGGCGTACGCCGAACCGTCGTCCGCCGCGCGGGCACTGGCCCGCGCCGTCTCGTACGCCCACTGGCGTGCCGAGCCGTCGGGCACGGTACCGGCCTTGGATGGCGTGGACAGCGCAACGGCCGCCGCGCTCGTGGCCGACTTCCTGGCCCGCAATCCAAACGGTGGCTGGGCCGGGCCCCAGTTGTGCGCGGCGCTGCTGGACGCGTACGGCATTCCGCAGTCGCCGTGGGCATGGGTCACCGGCCCCGACGCGGCGGCGGCCGCGGCCGAACGGCTCGGCGGCGGCCGGATGGCGCTCAAGGCGTACTGGCCCGGACTGCTGCACAAGACCGACGTGGGAGCGCTGCGCCTGGACCTGGAAGGACCGCGGAGCATCCGCGACGCGTACACGGAACTGGCCCGGAACTTCGCCGGTGTGATGACGGGGGCGGTGGTGCAGCCGATGGCCGCACGCGGCATCGAACTGGTCGCGGGCGTCGTCCAGGACCAGGTGTTCGGGCCCCTGGTGCTCTTCGGCCTCGGCGGCACCGCCACCGAGGTCCTGGCCGACCACGCCGCCCGCCTCGCGCCGCTCACCGACCTGGACGCGCACGCGCTGATCACCGCTCCCCGGTGCGCGCCCCTGCTGTTCGGCCACCGCACCGGCCGGACGGCGGACCTCGAAGGGCTCGAACAGCTGCTGCTGCGCCTGTCCCGGATGGCCTGCGACCTTCCCCAGCTGGCCGAGGCCGACCTCAATCCCGTACTCGTCCGGCCGGACGCCGTCCTGCCCCTGGACGTCCGTATCCGCCTGCTCCCGCACACCGCGCGGAACCCGTATCTGCGCCGGCTGCGCGCCCGCTGA
- the hypF gene encoding carbamoyltransferase HypF has protein sequence MGSNREARRFEVYGTVQGVGFRPFVQRLATGLHLDGWVRNVDGHVVIDTAGTSQSLRRFADALRAQAPPLSVIRRIHSSRGVPELPEPGSGFTVRASVAGDRRPAPREIPADTATCDACLAELFAPRNRRYRYPFINCTDCGPRATVITGLPYDRPRTTMRSFPLCPACAAEYRDPSDRRFHAEPLACPACGPRLSWHADGRDATGPAALRSAEELIADGGIVAVKGLGGYQLVCDAEQAPAVLRLRRRKHRPHKPLAVMVADLAAAHRIARPTRTESRLLVSPARPVVLVTDGPSGGTAAGAVHPGTGRVGLFLPSTGLHHLLLRDLDRPLVVTSGNLAGEPIATADADARERLAGIADGFLAHNRPIAARYDDSVTQAVRGHVLTIRRARGYAPAPLRLPVPTRTPVVAAGAQSKHTVTVAVGGSAVTGPHTGDLSDARTMEAFERCYADLVALTGVTPQAVAHDLHPGYLSTQWAAAHFAPERRVAVQHHHAHIAACAAEHRLRGPFLGIAYDGLGFGDDGTLWGGEILVADYTGYRRVGRFATAPLPGGEAAVRRPARMALGYLHGLEPLGVPPPSPELARQFTERLDAREVTTVRTMVVRGLNCPRASSAGRLFDAAAALLGLVPGEISYEGQAAVALENAAGTARHAALPWRLIRADGLWVYDPAPTLTALLGQLGAGTPVPLLAAAFHTTIAEVTAALAERAVAGGAPRTVCLAGGCFVNRRLLSDVRRLLRAQGMRVLAGSAVPVGDGGISYGQAVIAAARLKGG, from the coding sequence GTGGGCAGCAACCGGGAGGCACGGCGCTTCGAGGTGTACGGCACGGTCCAGGGCGTCGGCTTCCGCCCGTTCGTGCAGCGCCTCGCCACCGGGCTGCACCTGGACGGCTGGGTGCGCAACGTCGACGGCCATGTCGTCATCGACACCGCCGGGACTTCGCAGTCGCTGCGCCGGTTCGCCGACGCCCTGCGCGCTCAGGCGCCGCCGCTGTCCGTCATACGCCGGATCCACAGCTCTCGCGGTGTCCCCGAACTCCCTGAGCCGGGCAGCGGGTTCACCGTACGCGCCAGCGTCGCCGGCGACAGGCGGCCGGCGCCGCGCGAGATCCCGGCGGACACGGCGACCTGTGACGCCTGCCTGGCCGAGCTGTTCGCCCCACGGAACCGGCGCTACCGCTACCCGTTCATCAACTGCACCGACTGCGGACCGCGCGCCACCGTGATCACGGGCCTCCCCTACGACCGGCCCCGTACGACGATGCGCTCCTTCCCGCTGTGCCCGGCGTGCGCGGCCGAGTACCGTGACCCGTCCGACCGGCGCTTCCATGCCGAGCCGCTGGCCTGCCCCGCCTGCGGGCCCCGCCTGTCGTGGCACGCGGACGGGCGGGACGCGACCGGTCCGGCCGCTCTCCGGTCCGCCGAGGAACTGATCGCGGACGGCGGTATCGTCGCCGTCAAAGGTCTGGGCGGCTACCAGCTCGTCTGCGACGCGGAACAGGCACCGGCCGTGCTGCGCCTGCGCCGCCGCAAGCACCGGCCGCACAAACCGCTCGCCGTGATGGTCGCCGATCTGGCCGCGGCCCACCGCATCGCCCGGCCCACCCGTACCGAAAGCCGCCTGCTCGTCTCCCCCGCCCGGCCCGTGGTGCTGGTCACGGACGGACCGTCCGGCGGGACGGCCGCCGGGGCCGTCCATCCCGGCACCGGACGCGTCGGGCTCTTCCTGCCCTCGACCGGGCTTCACCACCTTCTCCTGCGCGACCTGGACCGGCCGCTGGTGGTCACCAGCGGCAATCTCGCCGGCGAACCGATCGCGACCGCGGACGCCGACGCCCGCGAACGCCTCGCCGGGATCGCCGACGGCTTCCTGGCCCACAACCGTCCGATCGCCGCCCGCTACGACGACTCCGTGACGCAGGCCGTACGAGGACATGTCCTGACCATCCGGCGGGCCCGCGGATATGCCCCCGCTCCCCTGCGGCTCCCGGTGCCGACCCGTACGCCGGTCGTGGCAGCCGGTGCGCAGAGCAAGCACACCGTGACGGTGGCCGTCGGCGGCAGCGCCGTGACGGGCCCGCACACCGGGGACCTGTCCGACGCCCGCACCATGGAAGCCTTCGAGCGCTGCTACGCGGACCTCGTGGCCCTCACCGGCGTGACTCCGCAGGCCGTGGCACACGACCTGCACCCCGGCTACCTGTCCACCCAGTGGGCGGCTGCGCATTTCGCGCCCGAGCGGCGCGTCGCGGTCCAGCACCACCACGCCCACATCGCCGCCTGCGCCGCCGAGCACCGGCTGCGCGGCCCCTTCCTCGGCATCGCCTACGACGGCCTGGGCTTCGGGGACGACGGCACGCTGTGGGGCGGTGAAATCCTGGTCGCCGACTACACCGGTTATCGGCGCGTCGGCCGCTTCGCCACCGCTCCGCTGCCCGGCGGCGAGGCCGCGGTCCGGCGCCCGGCGCGGATGGCGCTCGGCTACCTCCACGGCCTCGAACCGCTCGGTGTGCCGCCTCCGTCACCCGAACTGGCCCGGCAGTTCACCGAGCGGCTGGACGCACGCGAGGTCACCACGGTCCGCACCATGGTCGTACGTGGCCTCAACTGCCCCCGCGCCTCCAGCGCCGGCCGCCTCTTCGACGCCGCTGCCGCCCTGCTCGGACTCGTCCCCGGTGAGATCTCCTACGAGGGGCAGGCCGCCGTAGCCCTGGAGAACGCCGCCGGCACCGCGCGCCACGCCGCCCTGCCCTGGCGCCTGATCCGCGCCGACGGGCTGTGGGTCTACGACCCGGCACCCACCCTGACCGCCCTCCTCGGCCAACTCGGCGCCGGCACACCCGTACCGCTGCTGGCCGCCGCCTTCCACACCACGATCGCCGAAGTCACGGCCGCACTGGCCGAGCGGGCCGTCGCCGGTGGCGCCCCGCGCACCGTCTGCCTGGCGGGCGGCTGCTTCGTCAACCGCCGTCTGCTGAGCGACGTGCGGCGGCTGCTGCGCGCCCAGGGCATGCGGGTGCTGGCCGGCAGCGCCGTGCCCGTCGGGGACGGCGGCATCAGCTACGGCCAGGCGGTGATCGCCGCCGCCCGCCTGAAAGGGGGCTGA
- a CDS encoding HypC/HybG/HupF family hydrogenase formation chaperone, translated as MCLGIPGRVLETYESAGLRMARVDFGGIRREACLEYTPEAGVGDYVVVHVGFAITTVDETEAARTLAVLRAMSDAVAGELGEPLPAGKSTEESG; from the coding sequence ATGTGCCTGGGCATCCCGGGACGCGTCCTGGAGACGTACGAGAGCGCCGGACTGCGCATGGCCCGCGTGGACTTCGGCGGCATCCGCCGCGAAGCGTGCCTGGAGTACACGCCGGAGGCCGGCGTCGGCGACTACGTCGTCGTGCACGTCGGCTTCGCCATCACCACCGTCGACGAGACCGAGGCGGCCCGCACGCTCGCCGTACTGCGGGCGATGTCGGACGCCGTGGCGGGCGAGCTGGGCGAACCGCTGCCCGCCGGGAAATCCACCGAGGAGTCAGGATAA
- the hypE gene encoding hydrogenase expression/formation protein HypE has translation MTPQCTTPRHEDERVLLGHGAGGRLTAELLDALLLPAIGAPAGPLEDAATLPPIGLPVISTDSFVVSPLSFPGGDIGSLAVHGTVNDLAMRGAQPVALAVSLIIEEGLPLAELRSVVESLGKAAAEAEVPVVTGDTKVVGRGAADRLFITTTGIGRRIPALHPSAARAQPHDAILLSGPIGLHGTAVLSTREGLGFEADITSDSRPLHRLVKALACFADDLHTLRDPTRGGLAATLNEIAEASGTGAEIDESALPVPGPVAAACDLLGLDLLHVANEGCLVAYVPEARADDVLHTMRRAPEGASAVRIGRTTAVHPRRVDLLTRVGSRRVVDMPLGEQLPRIC, from the coding sequence ATGACGCCCCAGTGCACCACGCCGCGACACGAGGACGAGCGGGTGCTGCTCGGCCACGGCGCGGGCGGCCGGCTCACCGCCGAACTCCTCGACGCGCTCCTGCTCCCCGCCATCGGAGCGCCGGCCGGACCGCTGGAGGACGCCGCCACCCTGCCTCCCATAGGCCTGCCGGTCATCAGCACGGACAGCTTCGTCGTCAGCCCGCTGTCCTTCCCCGGCGGCGACATCGGCTCCCTCGCCGTCCACGGCACCGTCAATGACCTCGCCATGCGCGGCGCCCAACCCGTCGCCCTCGCCGTCTCCCTCATCATCGAGGAGGGCCTGCCGCTGGCCGAGCTGAGGTCGGTGGTGGAATCGCTGGGCAAGGCCGCCGCCGAGGCGGAGGTGCCGGTGGTCACCGGGGACACCAAGGTCGTCGGGCGCGGTGCCGCCGACCGGCTGTTCATCACCACCACCGGCATCGGCCGGCGCATCCCCGCTCTCCACCCCTCGGCGGCACGCGCCCAACCCCACGACGCCATCCTGCTCTCCGGCCCCATCGGCCTGCACGGCACCGCCGTGCTCAGCACCCGCGAGGGCCTGGGCTTCGAGGCCGACATCACCTCCGACTCCCGCCCGCTGCACCGCCTCGTCAAGGCTCTGGCCTGCTTCGCCGACGACCTCCACACCCTGCGCGACCCCACCCGCGGCGGCCTCGCCGCGACCCTCAACGAGATCGCCGAGGCATCCGGCACCGGAGCAGAGATCGACGAAAGCGCGCTGCCCGTGCCCGGCCCCGTCGCCGCCGCCTGCGATCTGCTCGGACTCGACCTCTTGCACGTCGCCAACGAGGGCTGCCTGGTCGCCTACGTACCGGAAGCCCGGGCGGACGACGTGCTGCACACCATGCGTCGCGCCCCCGAAGGCGCGTCAGCGGTGCGCATCGGCCGGACGACCGCCGTCCATCCCCGACGTGTGGACCTGCTCACCCGCGTCGGCTCCCGGCGCGTCGTCGACATGCCGCTGGGCGAGCAGCTGCCCCGTATCTGCTGA
- a CDS encoding hydrogenase maturation protease, giving the protein MAQAPRIAVIGVGNTFRRDDGIGPAVVRRLRERAVERPLPPSVELADCDGESGRLMSLWEGAELAIVIDAAHAHPGRPGRVHRFGLEGPYASPAATSSHGLGLGEAIELSNVLGRLPDRLLVLAVEGADRSLGTGLTPAVAAVVDRLAATVEAEITLHRDARARRTGHRVDGEPRPADG; this is encoded by the coding sequence GTGGCACAGGCGCCCCGCATCGCGGTGATCGGCGTCGGCAACACGTTCCGCCGCGACGACGGAATCGGACCGGCCGTCGTGCGACGGCTGCGTGAGCGGGCCGTGGAGCGCCCGCTGCCGCCGTCGGTCGAACTCGCGGACTGTGACGGTGAGAGCGGACGGCTGATGTCCCTGTGGGAAGGCGCGGAGCTGGCCATCGTGATCGACGCCGCCCATGCCCACCCCGGCCGCCCCGGCCGCGTCCACCGCTTCGGCCTCGAAGGCCCGTACGCCAGCCCGGCCGCCACCAGTTCGCACGGCCTGGGCCTGGGGGAAGCCATCGAGCTGTCCAACGTGCTGGGCCGCTTGCCGGACAGACTGCTCGTCCTCGCCGTCGAGGGAGCGGACCGTTCCCTGGGCACCGGACTGACGCCGGCCGTCGCCGCGGTCGTCGACCGTCTCGCCGCGACCGTGGAGGCGGAGATCACCCTGCACCGCGACGCCCGTGCGCGGCGCACCGGCCACCGCGTCGACGGCGAGCCCCGTCCGGCGGACGGGTGA
- a CDS encoding response regulator has product MTASEPAGPGPIRVFLLDDHEMVRRGVRDLLDGEPDIEVVGEAADRREALARGPALRPHVALLDVRLGPGSPEGDHEGIEACRELRARMPELACLMLTSFDDDEALFDAVMAGASGYVLKQIKGSDLVSAVRTVASGASLLDPGATARLMARVRGETDPVPPELARLSPREREILELVGEGLTNGQIAQRLYLAEKTVKNRISSILAKLGVGRRIQAAVLAEKIRHRDPAADEPG; this is encoded by the coding sequence ATGACGGCATCCGAACCGGCCGGGCCGGGCCCCATCCGGGTCTTTCTGCTGGACGACCACGAGATGGTGCGCCGGGGCGTGCGCGATCTGCTCGACGGCGAACCGGACATCGAGGTGGTGGGCGAGGCCGCCGACCGGCGCGAAGCCCTGGCCCGGGGGCCCGCCCTGCGACCACATGTCGCGCTATTGGACGTACGGCTCGGTCCGGGCAGTCCGGAAGGCGACCACGAGGGCATCGAGGCGTGCCGCGAACTGCGCGCCCGGATGCCGGAACTGGCCTGTCTGATGCTGACGTCCTTCGATGACGACGAAGCGCTCTTCGACGCCGTCATGGCGGGCGCGTCCGGTTACGTCCTCAAGCAGATCAAGGGCTCCGACCTGGTGTCGGCGGTGCGGACGGTGGCGTCGGGCGCGTCCCTGCTCGACCCGGGCGCGACCGCACGGCTCATGGCCCGCGTACGCGGCGAGACCGACCCCGTACCGCCCGAGCTGGCCCGCCTCTCCCCCCGGGAGCGGGAAATCCTCGAACTCGTCGGCGAGGGCCTGACCAACGGGCAGATCGCCCAGCGGCTGTACCTGGCGGAGAAGACGGTCAAGAACCGCATCTCCTCGATTCTCGCCAAGCTCGGCGTCGGCCGCCGTATCCAGGCCGCGGTGCTGGCCGAAAAGATCCGGCACCGCGATCCGGCAGCCGACGAACCGGGGTGA